A DNA window from Enterobacter cloacae subsp. cloacae ATCC 13047 contains the following coding sequences:
- the ftsB gene encoding cell division protein FtsB, which translates to MGKLTLLLLALLVWLQYSLWFGKNGLHDYSRVSDDVAAQQATNAKLKARNDQLFAEIDDLNGGQEAIEERARNELSMTKPGETFYRLVPDASKRNQGSAQNNR; encoded by the coding sequence ATGGGTAAACTAACGCTGCTGTTGCTGGCTCTGCTGGTCTGGCTGCAATATTCGCTGTGGTTCGGTAAAAACGGACTGCACGACTATAGCCGGGTAAGCGATGACGTCGCGGCTCAGCAGGCAACTAACGCCAAACTTAAGGCGCGAAACGATCAACTCTTTGCTGAAATTGATGACCTCAATGGCGGGCAGGAGGCGATTGAGGAACGCGCACGCAATGAACTCAGTATGACTAAACCGGGCGAAACCTTTTATCGTCTGGTTCCGGATGCGTCTAAACGCAATCAGGGCTCAGCACAAAACAATCGATAA